A stretch of Caenibius tardaugens NBRC 16725 DNA encodes these proteins:
- a CDS encoding NAD(P)H-dependent glycerol-3-phosphate dehydrogenase: MNAAVIPTIGVVGAGAWGTALAQMLASDGREVLIWALEPDVIADINDKRRNSLYLPSAQLAPTIRATGDLAEAAQCETLLLVTPAQHLATILGKMPRLPRDLVLCSKGIENGTGRLMSDVARDAAPGSAIAVLSGPTFAHEVAAGQPTAVTLACGGGDAQWDRLAPAIARPAFRPYYSNDVIGAEVGGAVKNVLAIACGVVDGLGLGQNARAALIARGYAEMLRFGEALGGQAATLAGLCGLGDLVLTCSSTSSRNFSLGKALGEGQDPASLMADRRTVAEGAFTAPVLVELARKYAVSMPIVEAVHALLGGAPASDVVRDILARPLKPEQEEPA, encoded by the coding sequence ATGAACGCAGCAGTCATCCCCACAATTGGTGTGGTTGGCGCCGGCGCATGGGGCACGGCCTTGGCCCAGATGCTGGCTTCGGATGGCCGTGAAGTCCTGATCTGGGCGCTCGAACCGGACGTGATCGCGGATATCAACGACAAGCGCCGCAACAGCCTTTACCTGCCTTCCGCGCAATTGGCGCCAACGATCCGCGCCACCGGCGATCTGGCCGAAGCGGCGCAATGCGAAACGCTGCTGCTGGTCACGCCCGCGCAGCATCTGGCCACGATTCTCGGCAAGATGCCGCGTCTGCCGCGCGATCTCGTGCTATGCAGCAAGGGGATCGAGAACGGCACCGGCCGGTTGATGAGCGATGTGGCACGTGATGCCGCACCCGGCAGCGCGATCGCGGTTCTTTCAGGCCCGACGTTCGCGCACGAAGTGGCCGCCGGGCAACCCACGGCTGTCACGCTCGCCTGTGGCGGCGGGGATGCGCAATGGGACCGGCTGGCCCCCGCGATCGCGCGCCCCGCGTTCCGTCCCTATTATTCGAACGACGTTATCGGCGCCGAAGTGGGTGGCGCGGTCAAGAACGTGCTCGCGATTGCCTGCGGCGTGGTGGACGGGCTCGGGCTGGGCCAGAACGCGCGCGCCGCACTGATCGCTCGCGGTTATGCCGAAATGCTCCGCTTTGGCGAAGCGTTGGGCGGGCAGGCCGCGACATTGGCGGGGCTGTGCGGATTGGGCGATCTGGTGCTGACTTGCTCTTCGACGTCCAGCCGCAACTTCTCGCTGGGCAAGGCGCTGGGTGAAGGACAGGATCCGGCCAGCTTGATGGCCGATCGCAGAACGGTGGCAGAAGGCGCATTCACCGCCCCGGTTCTGGTCGAACTGGCGCGCAAATACGCCGTTTCCATGCCCATTGTCGAAGCAGTCCACGCCCTTCTGGGCGGTGCACCGGCGTCTGATGTGGTACGCGATATCCTCGCGCGCCCGCTCAAGCCCGAACAAGAAGAGCCTGCGTGA
- the tsaD gene encoding tRNA (adenosine(37)-N6)-threonylcarbamoyltransferase complex transferase subunit TsaD has protein sequence MALILGIESSCDETAAALVTSERAILAQHIASQDDAHRPYGGVVPEIAARAHAERLAPLIAATLADAGLTLNDVDAIAATAGPGLIGGVMVGLVTGKALAMATGKPLIAVNHLEGHALSPRLADPALRFPYALLLVSGGHCQILRVDGVGQYRRMATTIDDALGEAFDKTAKILGLGYPGGPRVEKLAREGDAKAVPLPRPLIGSAEPHFSFAGLKSAVLRAKDSGHYRDADIAASFQQAAIDCVIDRLKRALATMDGVTALVVAGGVAANQAMRHALEHLAAAHDLPFIAPPLQLCTDNAAMIAWAGVERHAQGQSDPLDFVARPRWPLDPEAAPVRGAGVKA, from the coding sequence ATGGCGTTGATCCTCGGCATAGAATCAAGTTGCGATGAAACAGCGGCTGCGCTGGTGACATCGGAACGCGCGATCCTGGCGCAGCATATTGCGTCGCAGGACGATGCGCACCGCCCCTATGGCGGGGTCGTGCCGGAAATCGCCGCCCGGGCCCATGCCGAACGGCTGGCCCCGCTGATTGCGGCGACTCTGGCCGACGCGGGCCTGACCCTGAACGATGTGGATGCGATTGCCGCCACTGCCGGACCCGGCCTGATCGGCGGTGTCATGGTGGGTCTGGTTACCGGTAAGGCGCTGGCCATGGCGACAGGAAAGCCCCTGATTGCCGTCAATCATCTCGAAGGGCACGCGCTGTCGCCGCGTCTTGCCGACCCCGCCCTGCGTTTCCCCTATGCCTTGCTGCTGGTCTCGGGCGGTCATTGCCAGATCCTGCGGGTCGACGGCGTCGGCCAATACCGACGGATGGCGACCACAATCGACGATGCACTGGGCGAAGCGTTCGACAAGACTGCGAAAATCCTCGGCCTCGGCTACCCCGGCGGCCCCAGAGTGGAAAAGCTGGCGCGCGAAGGCGATGCCAAAGCCGTCCCTCTGCCCCGCCCGCTGATCGGTAGCGCGGAACCCCATTTTTCCTTTGCCGGGCTGAAAAGCGCCGTTTTGCGCGCGAAAGACAGCGGGCACTATCGTGACGCGGATATTGCCGCCAGTTTCCAGCAGGCCGCGATCGATTGCGTGATCGACCGGCTCAAACGGGCACTGGCGACAATGGACGGCGTGACTGCGCTGGTCGTGGCAGGCGGCGTTGCGGCCAATCAGGCGATGCGCCATGCGCTCGAACACCTGGCGGCTGCGCATGATCTGCCGTTTATCGCCCCACCCCTGCAACTGTGCACCGACAATGCCGCAATGATTGCTTGGGCCGGGGTGGAACGCCATGCGCAGGGCCAGTCAGACCCCCTCGATTTCGTGGCCCGGCCTCGCTGGCCGCTTGATCCGGAGGCAGCGCCGGTGCGCGGCGCAGGAGTAAAGGCATGA
- the hemC gene encoding hydroxymethylbilane synthase yields MTALHRLRLGTRSSPLAMAQAEEARARLCAAHGWGEEAIALVPVVATGDRIQDRPLAEIGGKALWTKELDQWLYEGQIDAAVHSMKDVETIRPDWLAIAAILPRVDTRDVLFGAASIADLPQGARVGTSAPRRAAQMLSARPDCTIVPFRGNVATRLGKLAAGEADATLLAAAGLERLGQDHAGTPLPLGQWLPAPAQGAIGIECRADDKGTQALLAAIDHGPSHAQIIAERALLLALGGNCHSPIAVRSAIEADEITMHAVLFSPDGAERVEGHARFATDDLAAVTYLAADLLARAAPAIAVHFSGSA; encoded by the coding sequence ATGACCGCATTGCACAGACTCCGCCTTGGAACCCGTTCTTCCCCCCTTGCGATGGCGCAGGCAGAAGAGGCGCGCGCGCGCCTGTGCGCAGCCCATGGCTGGGGTGAAGAGGCGATTGCACTCGTGCCCGTCGTGGCGACGGGGGACCGGATTCAGGATCGCCCGCTCGCCGAAATCGGCGGAAAAGCGCTGTGGACCAAGGAATTGGACCAGTGGCTTTATGAAGGGCAGATCGATGCCGCCGTCCATTCGATGAAGGATGTGGAAACGATCCGGCCCGATTGGCTCGCCATTGCCGCGATCCTGCCGCGCGTGGATACGCGTGATGTGCTGTTCGGCGCCGCATCGATCGCAGACTTGCCGCAAGGCGCGCGTGTCGGCACCAGTGCGCCGCGCCGCGCGGCCCAGATGCTTTCCGCCCGCCCTGATTGCACGATTGTGCCGTTTCGCGGCAATGTCGCCACCCGGCTGGGCAAATTGGCGGCGGGGGAGGCTGATGCCACTCTGCTGGCAGCAGCCGGGCTGGAACGGCTGGGGCAGGATCATGCGGGCACCCCGCTGCCGCTCGGCCAATGGCTGCCAGCCCCGGCGCAAGGCGCGATCGGTATCGAATGCCGCGCGGACGACAAAGGCACGCAGGCGCTTTTGGCGGCCATCGATCACGGCCCCAGCCATGCGCAGATCATCGCTGAACGCGCGCTGCTGCTGGCGCTGGGCGGCAATTGCCACAGCCCGATCGCGGTGCGCAGCGCGATCGAAGCGGATGAGATCACGATGCATGCCGTGCTGTTTTCACCCGACGGGGCGGAACGGGTGGAAGGGCACGCGCGCTTTGCGACGGATGATCTGGCGGCGGTGACGTATCTGGCCGCCGACCTGCTTGCGCGCGCCGCCCCGGCGATAGCTGTGCATTTTTCCGGTTCGGCATGA
- a CDS encoding uroporphyrinogen-III synthase: MTARAFAIRPEPGLQATLTAARALGLRIHGEALFAIRPVPWVAPAGPIDGLLIGSANALRHGGEGLAQWRHLPVYAVGPATAEAVRQAGFAVAAVGEGRLQPVLDRLQGQEMTLLRLTGAEHVPLYPPAGIGIVTRIVYENAPLPMRDALVAQLHEGGVVLLHSAVAARHLAMECDRHGIDRGKLGLAALSQRIAVAAGEGWRCCRVAATPGEADLLALAKDMCH, encoded by the coding sequence ATGACAGCGCGGGCGTTTGCGATCCGGCCTGAACCCGGTTTGCAGGCCACGCTGACCGCAGCCCGCGCGCTGGGGCTGAGAATTCACGGCGAAGCCCTGTTCGCCATCCGGCCCGTGCCCTGGGTGGCACCTGCTGGCCCGATTGATGGCTTGCTGATTGGCAGTGCCAATGCCCTGCGCCATGGCGGCGAAGGGCTGGCGCAATGGCGGCACTTGCCCGTCTATGCTGTCGGCCCGGCGACGGCAGAGGCCGTCCGGCAGGCAGGCTTTGCGGTTGCCGCCGTGGGTGAGGGGCGGTTGCAACCGGTGCTCGATAGGCTGCAAGGACAGGAAATGACCCTGCTGCGGCTGACCGGGGCGGAGCATGTGCCGCTCTATCCCCCGGCGGGAATCGGGATTGTCACCCGTATCGTTTACGAAAATGCGCCCTTGCCGATGCGCGACGCGCTGGTCGCACAATTGCACGAAGGCGGCGTGGTTCTGCTGCATTCGGCGGTTGCGGCGCGCCATCTTGCGATGGAATGCGACCGTCACGGCATTGATCGGGGGAAGCTGGGACTGGCGGCGTTAAGCCAGCGCATCGCGGTGGCTGCCGGCGAGGGATGGCGATGCTGTCGGGTTGCCGCGACACCGGGCGAGGCTGATCTGCTGGCCTTGGCAAAGGACATGTGCCATTGA
- a CDS encoding response regulator, which translates to MRQCLVVDDSRMIRKVSRSILETLRYEVTEAENGEEALAKCKAAMPDLIMLDWNMPVMSGLEFVTTLRGLDGGTQPKVVFCTTNRDEQAIHKGIEAGADEYVLKPFDHQSLQAKLQRIGAA; encoded by the coding sequence GTGCGCCAATGCCTGGTGGTGGATGATTCGCGCATGATCCGCAAGGTATCGCGCAGCATCCTCGAAACACTGCGCTATGAAGTGACCGAGGCGGAAAACGGCGAAGAAGCGCTGGCCAAATGTAAGGCCGCGATGCCCGATCTGATCATGCTGGACTGGAACATGCCGGTGATGAGCGGGCTGGAATTCGTCACCACCTTGCGCGGTCTGGACGGCGGCACGCAACCCAAAGTGGTGTTTTGCACCACCAATCGCGACGAACAGGCCATTCACAAGGGGATCGAGGCTGGGGCGGACGAATATGTCCTCAAACCATTCGATCACCAGTCGCTTCAGGCCAAACTGCAGCGCATCGGCGCCGCCTGA
- a CDS encoding UbiH/UbiF/VisC/COQ6 family ubiquinone biosynthesis hydroxylase: MSDTRELVIIGGGLVGMTLALAAAKQGIASHVVDMADPAALTADGFDGRASAISTASWNLFTNIGLADRLAPQGCPIASIAVTDGMKPGRIDFQPEPHEGSLGVMFSNRVLREAMFEAARDEKLIAWHAPARVVDRQRGPHGVSVTLADGQVLKGRLMVAAEGRRSPTRDEAGLKLAHWDYKHRAIIVGLDHEKSHDNVAWEIFYPAGPFALLPMLDGPEGQHRSALVWTVSEKDAAGVLALPERAFCAEIESRMNGMFGKVTLNSQRSSYPLSFQHTVRMTGERLVLVGDAAHGIHPIAGQGLNLGLRDVGTLVEVLTDGMRIGLDPGDAQLLKRYERWRGLDTFSVSLACDSITRLFGVPGRIPSAIRRLGMAGVQRISPLKQFFMNEARGVSGKLPELLKN; this comes from the coding sequence ATGTCCGATACGCGTGAATTGGTAATCATCGGCGGCGGTCTTGTCGGGATGACGCTGGCACTGGCCGCGGCGAAGCAGGGCATCGCCAGCCATGTCGTCGACATGGCCGATCCGGCCGCGCTTACCGCCGATGGCTTCGATGGGCGCGCTTCCGCCATTTCCACCGCCAGTTGGAACCTCTTTACCAATATCGGTCTTGCCGACCGGCTGGCCCCACAGGGATGCCCGATTGCCTCGATCGCGGTGACCGATGGCATGAAGCCCGGCCGGATCGATTTCCAGCCGGAACCGCACGAAGGCTCGCTGGGCGTGATGTTTTCCAATCGCGTGCTGCGCGAAGCGATGTTCGAGGCAGCGCGGGATGAAAAACTGATCGCATGGCATGCGCCTGCCCGCGTGGTCGACCGGCAACGGGGGCCGCACGGGGTATCCGTCACACTGGCCGACGGGCAGGTTCTGAAGGGCCGCCTGATGGTCGCCGCCGAAGGCCGCCGTTCCCCCACCCGGGATGAAGCCGGGCTGAAACTGGCGCATTGGGACTACAAACACCGCGCGATCATTGTCGGGCTCGACCATGAAAAATCGCATGACAATGTCGCCTGGGAAATCTTCTATCCCGCGGGGCCGTTCGCACTGCTGCCCATGCTTGATGGCCCGGAAGGCCAGCACCGCAGCGCACTGGTGTGGACCGTTTCGGAAAAGGATGCCGCCGGTGTACTGGCCCTGCCCGAACGTGCCTTCTGTGCCGAAATCGAAAGCCGCATGAACGGGATGTTCGGCAAAGTCACGCTGAACAGCCAGCGTTCGTCCTATCCGCTCAGCTTCCAGCATACCGTGCGCATGACAGGGGAACGCCTGGTCCTTGTGGGTGACGCCGCGCATGGCATTCACCCGATCGCCGGTCAGGGTCTCAATCTCGGCCTGCGCGATGTCGGCACGCTGGTCGAAGTGCTGACCGACGGCATGCGTATCGGCCTCGATCCGGGCGATGCCCAGTTGCTCAAGCGTTATGAACGCTGGCGCGGGCTCGACACCTTCTCCGTTTCGCTCGCTTGCGACAGCATCACGCGCCTGTTCGGCGTGCCCGGGCGCATCCCCTCAGCCATCCGCCGCCTGGGGATGGCGGGCGTGCAGCGGATCAGCCCGCTCAAACAGTTTTTCATGAATGAGGCACGCGGCGTTTCCGGTAAGCTTCCGGAATTATTGAAGAATTAA
- a CDS encoding protein-disulfide reductase DsbD family protein, with translation MPHFAFCRLWAGLILLFALALAGPARAQNNIAAELVANGAAQPGKPLELALHFRPAEGWHGYWVNPGDAGYGLTLDWQLPLGWQAGNPEYPVPHTLKIGPLMNHVYKGDYAVLVPVQVPRDAAATPVTVRVKAQWLACTDTICVPERAELSTTIHPGAGLIDSRFDGWRAAIPALLDQPGRFAQTADRLRIAIPLPAAMALSQPHVFVENTELIDYAAPQVFRRKGDWLIAELVRKGGGQANEITGILRTDESGEGVRFAARPGAVPGGGTLIAAVPANLPSLWLLLIGALAGGLLLNIMPCVFPILSLKALSLARAGESAAEARREGLAYTAGVVLACLGLGVLLLALRAGGEQVGWAFQLQEPWVVVALLLLAVAITANFAGLFELPTLSITRDGKPGGAFATGLLAAFVATPCTGPFMAAAMGAALLLPVAQGLLLFAALGLGLALPFLLLGFVPPLRRLLPRPGAWMARFRQILALPMGLTALALVWLASRLGGTGFMAVACLAAIGLVLALWIVGYRQRRGKAVLAPFLAVFVPFALFAAIALPAAFSPPDKAEAGLLAPKDFSVEALANARASGRPVFLWFTADWCVTCKVNERVAIEREATRLAFDKAGIIAMRGDWTRRDPAITHFLTEQGVAGVPLYLWYPAGGEGRQLPQVLTPDSLVRLAEQAE, from the coding sequence ATGCCGCATTTTGCCTTCTGTCGGCTGTGGGCCGGGCTGATCCTGCTGTTTGCGCTGGCGCTGGCCGGTCCGGCGCGGGCGCAGAACAATATTGCGGCGGAACTGGTTGCGAACGGTGCGGCGCAGCCGGGCAAGCCACTGGAACTGGCGCTGCACTTCCGCCCGGCGGAAGGATGGCATGGTTACTGGGTCAATCCCGGCGATGCGGGGTATGGCCTCACGCTGGATTGGCAATTGCCGCTGGGTTGGCAGGCAGGCAATCCCGAATACCCGGTGCCGCACACGTTGAAAATCGGCCCACTGATGAACCATGTCTACAAAGGCGATTATGCGGTTCTGGTACCCGTGCAAGTGCCGCGCGATGCCGCCGCCACTCCGGTGACCGTGCGCGTGAAGGCGCAATGGCTGGCTTGTACCGACACGATTTGCGTGCCGGAAAGGGCCGAACTTTCGACCACGATCCACCCTGGGGCGGGATTGATCGATTCGCGTTTTGACGGCTGGCGCGCCGCCATTCCCGCGCTGCTCGATCAGCCGGGGCGTTTTGCGCAGACGGCCGATCGGCTGCGGATCGCCATTCCGCTGCCTGCCGCCATGGCACTGTCCCAGCCGCATGTGTTCGTGGAGAACACCGAACTGATCGATTACGCCGCGCCGCAGGTGTTCCGGCGCAAGGGCGATTGGCTGATTGCGGAACTGGTGCGCAAGGGTGGTGGGCAAGCCAATGAAATAACCGGAATTTTGCGCACGGATGAGAGCGGTGAGGGGGTGCGGTTTGCGGCTCGGCCGGGTGCGGTCCCGGGCGGCGGCACGTTGATTGCCGCTGTGCCTGCCAATCTGCCTTCGCTGTGGCTGTTGCTGATCGGTGCGCTGGCCGGTGGGCTTTTGCTGAACATCATGCCCTGCGTCTTTCCCATACTCAGCCTCAAGGCGCTGAGTCTTGCCCGCGCGGGCGAGAGCGCGGCCGAGGCGCGGCGCGAAGGGTTGGCCTATACCGCGGGCGTGGTTCTGGCCTGTCTGGGGCTGGGGGTCTTGCTGCTCGCCCTGCGTGCCGGCGGCGAACAGGTCGGCTGGGCATTCCAGTTGCAGGAACCGTGGGTGGTGGTCGCACTGTTGCTACTGGCTGTGGCGATCACGGCCAATTTTGCCGGGCTGTTTGAATTGCCCACGCTGTCGATCACGCGCGATGGCAAACCGGGCGGCGCATTCGCCACGGGGTTGCTGGCGGCATTCGTTGCGACACCATGCACCGGTCCATTCATGGCGGCGGCGATGGGGGCGGCGCTTCTGCTACCCGTGGCGCAGGGGCTGTTGCTGTTTGCGGCGCTCGGCCTTGGGCTGGCCTTGCCGTTCCTGCTGCTCGGGTTTGTGCCGCCTTTGCGCCGCTTGTTGCCGCGTCCGGGGGCGTGGATGGCGCGGTTCCGGCAGATACTGGCACTGCCCATGGGGCTGACGGCACTGGCGCTGGTGTGGCTTGCAAGCAGGCTGGGCGGAACGGGTTTCATGGCCGTGGCCTGCCTTGCGGCGATTGGCCTTGTGCTGGCCCTGTGGATCGTCGGCTACCGCCAGCGGCGGGGAAAGGCTGTGCTTGCCCCGTTCCTTGCGGTGTTCGTGCCCTTTGCCCTGTTTGCGGCGATTGCCCTGCCAGCGGCATTCAGTCCGCCGGACAAGGCAGAGGCAGGCTTGCTTGCGCCGAAGGATTTCAGTGTGGAGGCGCTGGCCAACGCCCGGGCGAGCGGTCGACCGGTGTTCCTGTGGTTTACAGCGGACTGGTGCGTGACCTGCAAGGTCAACGAACGCGTGGCGATCGAACGGGAAGCAACCCGTCTTGCGTTCGACAAGGCGGGTATCATCGCGATGCGGGGTGACTGGACCCGTCGCGATCCGGCGATCACGCATTTCTTGACAGAACAGGGTGTGGCGGGCGTACCGCTCTACCTCTGGTATCCGGCAGGCGGGGAAGGGCGGCAGTTACCGCAGGTGCTGACCCCGGATAGTCTCGTCAGGCTGGCGGAGCAGGCGGAGTAA
- the uvrB gene encoding excinuclease ABC subunit UvrB produces the protein MAELVIRRGLEEPDTSGTFVPHKPARPEKTDGGKPFRIVSEYAPSGDQPTAIAELVQAVGDGEKTQVLLGVTGSGKTFTMAKVIEHVQRPALILAPNKILAAQLYGEFKSFFPDNAVEYFVSYYDYYQPEAYVPRSDTYIEKESSVNEAIDRMRHSATRALLERDDVIIVASVSCLYGIGSVETYSAMIFDLKKGDTADQREIIRKLVALQYKRNDAAFARGNFRVRGDNLEIFPSHYEDMAWRISFFGDDIEEIAEFDPLTGKKGASLDKVRIYANSHYVTPGPTMKQASEAIKFELSERLKELNAEGRLLEAQRLEQRTNFDLEMIAATGSCAGIENYSRFLTGRLPGEPPPTLFEYLPDNALLFVDESHQTVPQVGAMARGDHRRKLTLAEYGFRLPSCIDNRPLRFNEWDAMRPQTVAVSATPGNWEMEQTGGVFAEQVIRPTGLIDPPVEIRPVEDQVQDCINECRETAARGYRTLVTTLTKRMAEDLTEFMHEAGVRVRYMHSDVETLERIELIRDLRMGVYDVLVGINLLREGLDIPECGLVCILDADKEGFLRSETSLVQTIGRAARNVDGRVILYADRMTGSMERAIAETDRRRDKQRAYNEEHGITPQTIRRGIADIVAHTAAQDGVTVDIDAEGRNNLVGHNLRAYIEELEAKMRAAAADLEFEEAGRLRDEIRRLEAEELGLPEAERKAPVAGRSNEGKPGTRKMRYGKVQRKWGR, from the coding sequence ATGGCAGAACTTGTAATCCGTCGCGGGCTGGAAGAGCCGGATACCTCCGGCACCTTTGTCCCCCACAAACCGGCACGGCCCGAGAAGACAGACGGCGGCAAGCCGTTCCGGATCGTGTCCGAATACGCGCCATCAGGCGATCAGCCCACCGCCATTGCCGAACTGGTGCAGGCGGTCGGCGACGGGGAAAAGACGCAGGTGCTGCTGGGCGTCACCGGATCGGGCAAGACCTTCACGATGGCCAAAGTCATCGAACATGTTCAGCGCCCCGCCCTGATTCTTGCCCCGAACAAGATTCTCGCTGCCCAACTTTATGGCGAATTCAAAAGCTTCTTCCCCGATAATGCGGTGGAGTACTTCGTCAGCTATTACGATTATTACCAGCCGGAAGCCTACGTTCCGCGCAGCGACACCTATATCGAGAAGGAAAGCTCGGTGAACGAGGCGATCGACCGGATGCGCCACTCCGCCACCCGTGCACTTCTCGAACGCGATGACGTGATCATCGTGGCGTCGGTCTCGTGCCTTTACGGTATCGGTTCGGTCGAAACCTATTCCGCGATGATTTTCGATCTCAAGAAAGGGGATACGGCCGACCAGCGCGAGATCATCCGCAAGCTTGTTGCCCTGCAGTACAAGCGCAATGATGCCGCGTTTGCCCGCGGCAATTTCCGCGTGCGCGGCGACAATCTCGAAATTTTTCCCAGCCACTATGAGGATATGGCGTGGCGGATCAGTTTCTTCGGTGACGATATCGAGGAAATCGCCGAATTCGATCCCCTGACCGGCAAGAAGGGGGCCAGCCTCGACAAAGTCCGGATTTACGCCAATTCGCACTACGTCACGCCCGGTCCGACAATGAAACAGGCGAGCGAGGCCATCAAGTTCGAACTCTCCGAACGGCTCAAGGAACTTAATGCCGAAGGGCGTCTGCTCGAAGCACAAAGGCTGGAACAGCGCACCAATTTCGATCTCGAAATGATCGCCGCCACCGGGTCTTGCGCGGGGATCGAGAATTACAGCCGGTTTCTCACCGGCCGCCTTCCCGGAGAACCGCCGCCGACGCTGTTCGAATATCTGCCGGATAACGCGCTGCTGTTTGTCGATGAAAGCCACCAGACCGTGCCGCAGGTCGGCGCCATGGCGCGCGGGGACCATCGCCGCAAACTGACTCTGGCCGAATACGGGTTTCGTCTGCCCAGCTGTATCGACAACCGCCCATTGCGGTTCAACGAATGGGATGCGATGCGCCCGCAAACCGTCGCCGTTTCCGCCACCCCCGGCAATTGGGAAATGGAACAGACCGGCGGCGTCTTCGCCGAACAGGTGATCCGCCCCACCGGCCTGATCGACCCGCCGGTGGAAATCCGCCCGGTGGAAGATCAGGTCCAGGACTGTATCAACGAATGCCGCGAAACGGCGGCGCGCGGCTATCGCACACTGGTTACCACGCTGACCAAGCGCATGGCCGAAGATCTGACCGAATTCATGCACGAAGCCGGTGTGCGCGTACGCTACATGCATTCCGATGTGGAAACGCTGGAACGCATCGAACTGATCCGCGATTTGCGCATGGGGGTTTACGATGTGCTTGTGGGCATCAACCTCCTGCGCGAAGGGCTGGATATTCCCGAATGCGGGCTGGTCTGCATTCTCGACGCCGACAAGGAAGGGTTCCTGCGCAGCGAAACCTCGCTGGTGCAGACGATTGGCCGCGCCGCGCGCAATGTCGATGGCCGGGTAATCCTCTATGCTGACCGTATGACCGGCAGCATGGAACGGGCCATCGCGGAAACCGACCGGCGCCGGGATAAACAGCGCGCCTACAACGAAGAACACGGGATCACCCCGCAAACAATCCGGCGCGGCATTGCCGATATCGTGGCGCATACCGCGGCGCAGGACGGGGTTACTGTCGATATCGATGCAGAAGGCCGCAACAATCTCGTCGGGCACAATCTGCGTGCCTATATCGAAGAACTGGAAGCGAAAATGCGCGCCGCCGCCGCTGATCTGGAATTCGAAGAGGCCGGGCGATTGCGCGATGAAATCCGCCGTCTGGAAGCGGAAGAACTTGGTTTGCCAGAAGCCGAACGCAAGGCTCCTGTCGCCGGGCGCAGCAACGAAGGCAAACCCGGCACGCGCAAAATGCGTTACGGCAAGGTACAGCGCAAATGGGGGCGGTAG
- a CDS encoding DUF3617 domain-containing protein produces the protein MRMKHVLSFTAPLAAALLLAGCGKSDEGPKTPEQAAAEASKMAKPEPGKYRSSVKVLEFDIPGMPAAQAEQMKGMMGGKDGQATEFCLSAEDANKGYEEMVKKSSQGNCTFEKFNVASNTLDAKMACDMGNGMKSDMTMNGTTSSTGSKIVMDINNTAPQIPGGKMHTKMEVTNERIGDCT, from the coding sequence ATGCGTATGAAACATGTTCTTTCGTTCACTGCCCCGCTCGCCGCAGCGCTTCTGCTGGCAGGTTGCGGCAAATCGGACGAAGGCCCCAAGACCCCGGAACAGGCAGCGGCTGAAGCATCGAAGATGGCAAAGCCGGAACCGGGCAAGTACCGTTCGAGCGTGAAGGTTCTCGAGTTCGACATTCCCGGAATGCCCGCTGCCCAGGCGGAACAGATGAAGGGCATGATGGGCGGCAAGGACGGTCAGGCCACGGAATTCTGCCTGTCGGCCGAAGACGCCAACAAGGGCTACGAGGAAATGGTGAAGAAGTCCTCACAGGGCAACTGCACCTTCGAGAAGTTCAACGTCGCCTCCAACACGCTTGATGCCAAGATGGCCTGTGACATGGGCAACGGCATGAAGTCGGATATGACGATGAACGGTACGACCTCGTCCACTGGCTCCAAGATCGTGATGGACATCAACAATACCGCGCCGCAGATTCCGGGCGGCAAGATGCACACCAAGATGGAAGTCACCAATGAACGGATCGGTGATTGCACCTGA